In Gossypium hirsutum isolate 1008001.06 chromosome D06, Gossypium_hirsutum_v2.1, whole genome shotgun sequence, one genomic interval encodes:
- the LOC107900408 gene encoding transcription factor JUNGBRUNNEN 1-like: MVTHILNNIRPVTLMYIKVVKEIVRSIEMEVLEKMISEDEDVLLPGFRFHPTDEELVGFYLRRKVEKKLFSIDIIKHVDIYKHDPWDLPKVSKLSSGTEKEWYFFCRRGRKYRNSIRPNRVTGSGFWKATGIDKPIYSVGGFHDCIGLKKSLVYYKGSAGKGTKTDWMMHEFRLPPPTTTTLSSTNKDNLPEAEVWTLCRIFKRDVSGRKFASDWQNKKNKQNTNTSATSSRACSVESENSLKVENFGVLDDKGIERKLQNDHFLGGNQLFAATTQVLPSYLSFSNPNAADEYFGQEHWDELRPEVDYTIAKSLLYSDW; encoded by the exons ATGGTCACACACATCTTAAACAATATAAGGCCTGTTACATTAATGTATATAAAAGTGGTAAAAGAAATAGTAAGGAGCATAGAAATGGAGGTGCTGGAGAAGATGATCTCTGAAGATGAAGATGTTTTGCTCCCTGGTTTTCGATTCCATCCTACTGACGAAGAACTTGTGGGGTTTTATCTTAGAAGGAAAGTGGAGAAGAAACTCTTTAGTATTGACATAATCAAACATGTTGATATCTACAAACATGATCCTTGGGATCTTCCAA AAGTCAGCAAACTGAGCAGTGGTACAGAGAAGGAATGGTACTTCTTTTGTAGAAGGGGAAGAAAATACAGGAACAGCATAAGGCCAAACAGGGTAACAGGGTCGGGATTCTGGAAAGCTACTGGGATCGACAAGCCTATATATTCGGTAGGTGGATTTCACGATTGCATAGGTCTGAAGAAATCCTTGGTTTATTACAAGGGGAGTGCAGGGAAAGGCACAAAAACTGATTGGATGATGCATGAATTTCGCCTCCCACCACCCACCACAACTACTCTCTCAAGCACCAACAAGGACAACTTGCCAGAAGCT GAAGTTTGGACACTTTGCAGAATCTTTAAACGGGATGTTTCAGGTAGAAAGTTTGCATCAGATTGGCAAAATAAGAAGAATAAACAAAATACTAATACTAGTGCCACCAGCTCTAGAGCATGCAGTGTAGAATCAGAAAATAGTTTGAAGGTAGAGAATTTTGGAGTTTTAGATGATAAGGGGATCGAAAGGAAGCTTCAGAATGATCATTTCCTTGGAGGGAACCAGTTGTTTGCAGCAACAACTCAAGTGCTTCCATCATATTTAAGCTTTTCTAACCCAAATGCAGCTGATGAATACTTCGGACAAGAACACTGGGATGAACTTAGGCCTGAAGTTGATTATACCATAGCTAAATCACTGCTATATAGTGATTGGTAG